In the Geobacter sp. FeAm09 genome, one interval contains:
- a CDS encoding septal ring lytic transglycosylase RlpA family protein, whose translation MTGRPTIYIFAALIALLVTCAAATPSVAAGTEPAKLEEVLEGLILKSSPLEPMEGFASYYAKRFEGRRTTSGHRYQPDKLTAAHESLPLGTVVRVVNPATHQEVHVTITDRCARKAFHFIDLSRAAAKKIGLWGKGKIKVVIIPLLQEKLERPT comes from the coding sequence ATGACGGGACGCCCAACCATATATATCTTTGCCGCCCTGATCGCGCTGCTGGTCACCTGTGCCGCCGCCACGCCTTCCGTGGCCGCCGGGACGGAGCCGGCCAAGCTGGAGGAGGTGCTCGAGGGGCTGATCCTGAAGAGCAGCCCGCTGGAGCCGATGGAAGGGTTCGCCTCCTACTACGCCAAGCGCTTCGAGGGGCGCAGGACCACGTCGGGCCACCGCTATCAGCCCGACAAGCTGACCGCCGCCCATGAGAGCCTCCCCTTGGGCACCGTGGTGCGGGTCGTCAACCCGGCCACCCATCAGGAAGTGCATGTTACGATCACCGACCGCTGTGCCAGAAAGGCTTTCCACTTCATCGACCTGTCCCGCGCGGCGGCCAAGAAGATCGGTTTGTGGGGCAAGGGCAAGATCAAGGTCGTGATCATCCCCCTCTTGCAGGAAAAACTGGAACGGCCCACCTAG
- a CDS encoding complex I NDUFA9 subunit family protein encodes MRVFIAGGTGFVGEHVSRELLRRGHQLRLLMHRRGAVSAGVEQVEGDVTRPDTFEQAMGGCDAVMNLVGIIREFPGKGVTFERLHVQATANMLAAASRAGIRRYVQMSALGTRPDAVSAYHRTKFRAEELVRASGLDWTILRPSLIFGPKDAFVGMLARQVRLAPVVPVIGSGAYRLQPIHGDDVARCFALALELPATIGQCFELCGNDRLRYVDLLDAVAAALGKPAPFKPRLPLGLMKLAIPVLQGIPQFPLTMDQLQMLVEENICDGRWKQTFGFEPKGFREGIGEYLVT; translated from the coding sequence ATGAGGGTATTCATCGCAGGTGGAACCGGTTTTGTCGGCGAACATGTGTCCCGTGAACTGCTCCGGCGGGGGCATCAACTGCGCCTGCTGATGCACCGGCGCGGCGCGGTCTCCGCGGGGGTCGAGCAGGTGGAGGGGGACGTCACCCGGCCGGATACGTTCGAGCAGGCCATGGGCGGATGCGACGCCGTGATGAATCTGGTGGGCATCATCCGCGAGTTCCCCGGCAAGGGGGTGACCTTCGAACGGCTGCATGTGCAGGCCACGGCCAACATGCTGGCTGCCGCCAGCCGGGCCGGCATCCGGCGCTATGTGCAGATGTCGGCCCTGGGGACGAGGCCGGATGCCGTTTCGGCGTACCACCGGACCAAGTTCCGGGCCGAGGAGCTGGTGCGCGCCAGCGGCCTGGACTGGACCATCCTGCGCCCCTCCCTGATCTTCGGCCCCAAGGACGCCTTTGTCGGCATGCTTGCCCGCCAGGTGCGCCTGGCGCCGGTGGTGCCGGTCATCGGCAGCGGGGCCTACCGCCTCCAGCCGATCCATGGCGACGACGTGGCCCGCTGCTTCGCCCTGGCCCTGGAGCTGCCCGCGACCATCGGCCAGTGCTTCGAGCTGTGCGGCAACGACCGCCTGAGGTATGTGGATCTGCTGGATGCGGTCGCCGCTGCCCTGGGCAAGCCGGCACCGTTCAAGCCGCGCCTCCCCCTGGGGCTGATGAAGCTGGCCATTCCGGTCCTGCAGGGCATTCCCCAATTCCCCCTCACCATGGACCAGTTGCAGATGCTGGTGGAGGAGAACATTTGCGACGGCCGCTGGAAGCAGACCTTCGGTTTTGAGCCCAAGGGGTTCAGGGAGGGGATTGGCGAATACCTCGTCACGTAG